In one Thermosipho ferrireducens genomic region, the following are encoded:
- a CDS encoding ABC transporter permease, with amino-acid sequence MSLKSYIITRIILALPMILVLLVMIFFILRIIPGDPVLAILGGKAPVEVIEAKRHELGLDKPVIVQFFDYLGNVIKGDLGTSTLTNRPVWNEIKDRFPATLELTIFSFIVALLIGIFWGAEAAWRKDGPIDISARVYSIFIYAVPVFWLGLMLQLLFGIYLRWLPVGGRISPRVSIDVKTGLYLFDTLITGNWEGFIDVLEHLLLPGITLGLVISSIFLRMVRNNTVLTLSKDFIKAARARGLKSRVILYGHAVRNAFVPIFTIMGMQFALLLAGAILTETTFSWPGVGSYLVLKIKYRDFPAIQGTIVFFALFVVIISIIIDIVNALVDPRVRY; translated from the coding sequence GTGTCCCTGAAAAGCTATATTATAACCCGAATAATACTGGCCCTTCCTATGATATTAGTTCTTCTTGTCATGATCTTTTTTATTCTTCGTATAATTCCAGGTGATCCAGTACTTGCAATTTTAGGTGGGAAAGCTCCTGTTGAAGTGATAGAAGCCAAAAGACATGAGCTTGGCCTGGATAAACCTGTTATAGTACAATTTTTTGATTATCTTGGTAACGTAATTAAAGGAGATCTTGGAACTTCGACTCTTACAAATAGACCTGTCTGGAATGAAATCAAGGACAGATTCCCTGCAACCTTAGAATTAACCATCTTTTCATTTATAGTTGCATTGCTAATAGGTATTTTCTGGGGAGCGGAAGCTGCATGGAGGAAAGACGGACCCATAGATATTAGCGCAAGGGTATATTCCATATTCATATATGCCGTCCCGGTTTTCTGGTTAGGACTAATGCTCCAGCTTCTTTTTGGCATTTATCTAAGGTGGTTACCTGTAGGGGGAAGAATTTCCCCGCGGGTTAGTATAGACGTCAAAACAGGCTTGTATCTTTTCGACACATTAATTACCGGAAATTGGGAAGGATTTATAGATGTTCTTGAACATTTATTACTTCCAGGTATAACACTTGGACTTGTAATATCAAGTATATTTTTACGTATGGTAAGAAACAATACTGTGTTAACTCTTTCAAAAGATTTTATAAAAGCAGCACGTGCTCGTGGATTAAAATCACGAGTAATACTTTATGGCCATGCTGTTAGAAACGCATTTGTTCCAATTTTTACAATAATGGGAATGCAGTTTGCTCTTCTTTTAGCAGGGGCTATTCTGACAGAAACAACTTTTTCGTGGCCCGGGGTTGGTAGTTATCTTGTACTAAAAATAAAATACAGAGATTTCCCTGCAATACAGGGTACAATCGTATTCTTTGCCTTATTCGTTGTTATTATAAGTATCATAATTGACATTGTAAATGCTCTTGTGGACCCAAGAGTCAGATATTAA
- a CDS encoding ABC transporter permease — translation MSERLGEFLSDLFKTGTGWLTFVGATILIFYIILAIFAPQIAPYNPIQRVGRSLSAPNDQFIFGTDNLGRDVLSRVIYGARIALMIAFLAVAIAAGIGVPLGLISGYIGGWLDRVLTLIMDAIYSFPGLILAIAIAAVLGPGIVNISISIAVVYTPTYFRVIRNQVSSVKSELYVEAARALGAKNREILLKYIFPNVLPSIVVVLSMNLADAIMTEAGLSFLGLGIAPPTPDWGFDLSNGQRFVLSRAWWGLLYPGLAIITVVLGFSMFSEGLNELLNPTIRERR, via the coding sequence ATGAGTGAAAGATTAGGTGAATTTCTAAGTGACCTGTTCAAAACAGGTACCGGATGGCTCACGTTTGTCGGTGCAACAATATTAATCTTTTACATAATTCTTGCAATATTTGCACCGCAAATTGCCCCTTACAATCCCATACAACGAGTGGGAAGATCTTTAAGCGCCCCAAATGATCAGTTTATATTTGGTACAGACAATCTCGGAAGAGATGTTTTGAGTAGAGTAATTTATGGTGCGAGAATCGCCTTAATGATTGCTTTTCTTGCAGTAGCAATCGCCGCAGGTATAGGCGTCCCACTTGGACTAATTTCTGGATACATTGGCGGATGGTTAGATAGAGTTTTAACATTAATAATGGATGCAATATATTCTTTTCCTGGACTTATCCTTGCTATAGCAATAGCAGCGGTCCTGGGGCCAGGAATCGTTAACATTTCTATATCAATAGCCGTTGTTTACACACCAACATATTTCAGAGTCATCAGGAACCAGGTGTCATCTGTAAAAAGTGAACTTTATGTTGAAGCCGCAAGAGCTCTGGGCGCAAAAAATCGCGAGATTTTATTAAAATATATTTTCCCAAATGTTTTACCTTCTATAGTAGTGGTACTTTCCATGAACCTCGCAGACGCTATTATGACGGAAGCAGGACTATCTTTCTTAGGACTTGGAATAGCACCTCCAACACCTGATTGGGGATTTGACCTTAGTAACGGTCAAAGATTTGTTCTCAGTAGAGCCTGGTGGGGATTACTATATCCTGGACTTGCCATTATAACTGTTGTTCTTGGTTTTTCCATGTTTAGTGAAGGCTTAAACGAACTGCTGAATCCTACGATTAGGGAGAGAAGGTGA
- a CDS encoding ABC transporter ATP-binding protein — MIFEAKDLKIYYRTKKGFVKAVDRISLTVKKGETVGLVGESGCGKSTLGQGLLKILPPKTFYGGSMKIEGEELISFSENKMREIRGKKIGMIFQDPMTSLNPIMRIEKLFYETLKTHEPEITEEEARERTAKVLEKVGIEPERMQEYSFQFSGGMRQRVMIALALVLNPILVIADEPTTSLDVIVQAQIMELLNELRQEYEMSMILITHDLGVVAEMADKICVMYAGQIVEEAINEKIYYEPKHPYTKLLLKSIPNTNIDDLELNYIPGSPPDLLKPPRGCRFAPRCPYKMEICETQEPKTFAVDNTHVKCWLYSEVKK; from the coding sequence ATGATTTTTGAAGCAAAAGATCTGAAAATTTATTACAGAACCAAAAAAGGATTTGTAAAAGCAGTAGACAGAATAAGTCTAACTGTTAAAAAAGGTGAAACTGTAGGGCTTGTTGGAGAATCCGGTTGTGGAAAATCAACGCTTGGTCAGGGGTTGCTTAAAATTCTTCCTCCAAAAACATTTTATGGAGGAAGTATGAAAATAGAAGGAGAGGAATTGATATCTTTTTCGGAAAACAAAATGAGAGAAATCCGGGGAAAAAAGATTGGAATGATTTTTCAAGATCCTATGACATCGTTAAACCCTATAATGCGAATAGAAAAATTATTCTATGAAACACTTAAAACTCATGAACCAGAAATAACTGAAGAAGAAGCAAGGGAAAGAACTGCAAAAGTTTTAGAAAAAGTTGGTATTGAACCAGAAAGAATGCAGGAATATTCCTTTCAATTTAGTGGTGGAATGCGCCAAAGAGTCATGATAGCATTAGCCCTTGTATTAAATCCAATTCTTGTTATTGCTGATGAGCCAACAACATCGCTTGATGTAATAGTCCAGGCACAAATTATGGAATTATTAAATGAATTACGCCAGGAATACGAAATGTCAATGATATTGATAACCCACGACCTTGGAGTAGTAGCTGAAATGGCTGATAAAATTTGTGTAATGTACGCTGGTCAAATAGTTGAAGAAGCAATAAACGAAAAAATTTATTATGAACCAAAACATCCGTACACAAAACTTTTGCTGAAGAGTATTCCAAACACCAACATAGATGATCTTGAATTAAATTATATTCCAGGTTCCCCTCCAGACTTATTGAAACCGCCCAGAGGTTGCAGATTTGCACCACGATGTCCATACAAAATGGAAATATGTGAGACTCAGGAGCCAAAAACATTTGCTGTAGACAATACACATGTAAAATGCTGGCTATACAGCGAGGTGAAAAAATGA